A single region of the Saprospiraceae bacterium genome encodes:
- a CDS encoding amidohydrolase, with product MIKKITSLTFACLIGGMLFSQTSEAIEKKVLQQLDGKKESLAKIAHQIWEWAEVGYQEHQSSELLQKTLKDAGFKVEVGVAGIPTAFVATYGQGAPVVGILAEFDALPGVSQQAVPVRAERADQTAGHACGHHLFGAGSSGAAISVKEWLASSGHQGTIRLYGCPAEEGGAGKVYLVRAGLFDDVDAVIHWHPGSRNSASAGSSLANKSAKFRFYGNASHASASPWNGRSALDGVEAMNYMVNMMREHTLPESRIHYVITRGGEAPNVVPEFAEVYYYVRHPDMDEVRKLFDRIAEAAEGAAKGTGTRMEYEVIHGIYNVLPNKTLGEVMFSKLQKVGGVSYTDEEKAFAEQIMTTYKAENLSPASAEQIDPFEVREVGRGGSTDVGDISWVVPTAGLSAATWVPGTSAHSWQAVAAGGTSIGHKGMMVAAKTMALAAIEIMQHPELAQKAKEELLQRRGKDFKYEALLGDREPPLDYRK from the coding sequence ATGATAAAAAAAATAACGAGTTTGACTTTCGCTTGTTTGATAGGGGGAATGTTGTTTAGCCAAACAAGTGAAGCCATCGAGAAAAAGGTCTTGCAACAATTAGACGGAAAAAAAGAAAGCCTGGCCAAGATTGCCCATCAAATCTGGGAGTGGGCCGAGGTAGGATACCAAGAACATCAAAGCTCCGAATTATTACAAAAAACATTAAAAGACGCTGGTTTTAAGGTCGAGGTGGGAGTAGCTGGCATACCTACTGCATTTGTAGCGACCTATGGTCAAGGAGCGCCGGTGGTTGGCATTTTAGCAGAATTTGATGCTTTGCCAGGTGTTTCGCAGCAGGCGGTACCGGTCAGAGCAGAAAGAGCGGACCAGACAGCGGGGCATGCTTGCGGCCATCATTTGTTTGGGGCAGGATCTTCGGGTGCAGCTATTTCGGTCAAAGAGTGGCTGGCGTCATCTGGCCACCAAGGCACGATTCGATTATATGGCTGCCCGGCGGAAGAAGGTGGCGCCGGAAAAGTATATTTGGTGAGAGCGGGTTTATTTGATGATGTAGATGCGGTTATCCATTGGCATCCAGGCAGTCGCAATAGTGCTAGTGCGGGCTCTTCCCTGGCCAATAAATCAGCTAAGTTTCGATTCTATGGCAATGCCTCCCACGCCTCGGCTTCTCCCTGGAATGGCCGTTCAGCACTGGATGGAGTAGAAGCCATGAACTACATGGTAAACATGATGCGAGAACACACTTTACCTGAGTCACGCATCCACTACGTCATTACACGCGGAGGCGAAGCGCCCAATGTCGTACCCGAATTTGCCGAAGTTTACTATTATGTTCGTCATCCAGATATGGACGAAGTACGCAAATTATTTGATCGCATTGCCGAGGCAGCCGAAGGTGCTGCAAAGGGTACCGGCACCCGTATGGAGTATGAAGTTATTCATGGCATTTATAATGTGCTTCCAAATAAAACACTGGGAGAGGTGATGTTTAGCAAGTTGCAAAAAGTAGGCGGTGTTTCCTATACCGATGAGGAGAAGGCTTTTGCAGAACAAATCATGACAACCTATAAAGCCGAAAACTTAAGTCCAGCTTCGGCTGAGCAAATCGACCCTTTTGAGGTTAGGGAAGTTGGACGTGGTGGTTCAACCGACGTAGGAGATATCAGTTGGGTTGTACCGACAGCTGGGCTTTCGGCAGCAACCTGGGTACCTGGCACTTCTGCACACAGTTGGCAAGCCGTAGCCGCTGGGGGCACCAGTATTGGCCATAAAGGCATGATGGTGGCTGCCAAAACAATGGCTCTCGCCGCCATAGAGATCATGCAGCACCCTGAGTTGGCCCAAAAAGCGAAGGAAGAACTACTGCAAAGGAGAGGGAAAGACTTCAAATATGAAGCCTTGCTAGGCGACCGGGAGCCACCACTGGATTACCGAAAATAA
- a CDS encoding nuclear transport factor 2 family protein → MKRITLPLLILLSGILPAQNDTTIQAAIDQQVWKPFIVAFKNQDAELFNSIHTDDVLRITPWGIKEGKEYKASTKANYEKGKAAGQKRTIAFWFEHRQAKQKVAYEVGYYKVTAFTPEGEQNYYARFHVLLRKKAGRWKIAQDWDTNQVNGVAVTAEDFEKGADKQLK, encoded by the coding sequence ATGAAAAGAATAACTCTTCCTTTATTAATCCTATTAAGCGGAATACTTCCGGCACAAAATGACACCACCATTCAAGCAGCAATTGACCAACAAGTGTGGAAACCTTTTATAGTGGCTTTTAAAAACCAGGATGCTGAATTATTCAACTCAATTCACACCGATGATGTGTTGCGAATTACGCCCTGGGGAATCAAAGAGGGAAAAGAATATAAAGCCTCTACCAAAGCAAATTATGAAAAAGGAAAGGCTGCAGGACAAAAAAGAACGATTGCTTTTTGGTTTGAACATCGCCAGGCAAAACAAAAGGTGGCTTATGAAGTAGGTTATTACAAAGTCACGGCATTTACGCCAGAAGGAGAGCAAAATTATTATGCGCGATTTCATGTCTTATTAAGAAAGAAAGCTGGCCGCTGGAAGATTGCCCAAGACTGGGATACCAATCAAGTCAATGGCGTAGCCGTCACTGCCGAAGATTTTGAAAAAGGTGCAGATAAGCAGCTAAAATAG